TTGTAAAGAGGAGTTTCTACAGAGCTGCTGTGATTCTTCTGGGCCTGCTGTGTCTTCTCCTCTTCATTGGACTCATAACTGTggtttttctttgtgagtacAACATAAATGTAATTAGCATGCTAAAATCCTCACAGGTGATGCATTTATTTGATGATGATGTGTCCAACAGTCACCCAAGGCAAATCTCAGTGGGAAATGGAGACAGTGATACTACACAAGCTTTACGACAACGTGACCAGCGAGAGAAACCAGTTACAGACCAGTTACAACAACCTGAAAACTGAACAGAGCCAATTACAGACCCGTTACAACAACCTGAAAACTGAACAGAGCCAATTACAGACCAGTTACAACAACCTGAAAACTGAACAGAGCCAATTACAGACCCGTTACAACAACCTGAAAACTGAACAGGGCCAATTACAGACCAGTTACAACAACCTGAAAACTGAACAGGGCCAATTACAGACCAGTTACAACAACCTGAAAACTGAACAGAGCCAATTACAGACCAGTTACAACAACCTGAAAACTGAACAGAGCCAATTACAGACCAGTTACAACAACCTGAAAACTGAACAGGGCCAATTACAGACCAGTTACAACAACCTGAAAACTGAACAGAGCCAATTACAGACCCGTTACAACAACCTGAAAACTGAACAGAGCCAATTACAGACCCGTTACAACAACCTGAAAACTGAACAGAGCCAATTACAGACCAGTTACAACAACCTGGTTGAAGAGAGAGACCAGCTCCAGAAAAGATTTGAAGACATGACCACAACCAGAGACAATCTTCAGAGAAAGCTTCAAGGTAATTATTTCTTAATGCTCAATGgccatttaaaattaattttttttttcacatacaCAGTACAACATGTAGGGAAATGCTTGTGTCCGAGCTGGGACAGGCCGCACCATTCCAGGGCTTGGGTTTAGCATGGGGGGGGATTtgccaggacccttactggataccggGTGTGAATCAAACTTGCGAATCCCACTCTATAGGTGTTGTAGTCTTTCCACTATGCTATCCAGCTGCTTATTTTATCTCTAACAGCAATTTAACAATGATTAAGGATCTTCGGGGGGAGGGCGGCATAGTGATGTGTGGTTAGCACAACAATCCTGGGCTTGTGTGGAgtgtgtgaagtttgcatgAGAATGTATCTTAGGAAAGGCCGTTGAAGAGTAAAGTTGTAAATGTAAACTGAGGTTAATGTGAGTGAACATATGAATATTCTATACGTTCATATAAGCTTATTTAGGCAGTTTATTAGTGGGGCATTAACCTGCATAGACAAGAAACAACCTTCTGTTATTTAACTGACCTCTCAGCTCCAATAATAACTCTAGCGTTCTACATGTTAATACTGTGGTTTAGGCTCAGAGTGTGTTATGCTACAAATTACTGTTACACCATCAAGGATTCAAAACGAGAAGTGGACAGAAGAGAAAAGTTAATCTCTCCCTAACTTGACCTTAATTAACTTTCTCAAGACAGTGACAGTTGCTGACTTGAACAACATTACTAGACACAAATTATTAAATCCGACAAGCACTCCCTCTGAAGTCAcaaaaaatttaacatttttcacatttttttgcgTTTTGAATTTGTACCACTGATTTCTTCTCCAAAGCAATGTTTTTTAAAGGCTTATCACTGGAGTTATATGGATGCTACCCGTACCCAAGTAAGCCCAAATTATTATTCTGATTTTCTTAAACAGATTATCAACAAAACTGGGTGGCATTCGATGGTAGTTTGTTTCACGTTTCTTCAGGGAAGAAATCCTGGCAACAAAGCAGACAAGACTGTCTTCAAAAAGGTGCAGACCTGATGATTATTAACAGCCAAGAggaacagg
This sequence is a window from Oreochromis niloticus isolate F11D_XX linkage group LG6, O_niloticus_UMD_NMBU, whole genome shotgun sequence. Protein-coding genes within it:
- the LOC109202403 gene encoding CD209 antigen-like protein C, with the translated sequence LQTSYNNLKTEQGQLQTSYNNLKTEQSQLQTSYNNLKTEQSQLQTSYNNLKTEQGQLQTSYNNLKTEQSQLQTRYNNLKTEQSQLQTRYNNLKTEQSQLQTSYNNLVEERDQLQKRFEDMTTTRDNLQRKLQDYQQNWVAFDGSLFHVSSGKKSWQQSRQDCLQKGADLMIINSQEEQNFVNQFKKLLWIGLTDSETEGTWKWVDGTRMTTSYWNSGEPNGGRTENCGEIRTYNSEKSWNDAPCSNEKFWICEKRVSP